From the genome of Nicotiana sylvestris chromosome 2, ASM39365v2, whole genome shotgun sequence, one region includes:
- the LOC138885480 gene encoding uncharacterized protein — translation MDPGSTFLYVTAYFAINLGLEPEQLSESFLVSTPVGQLVKVTRVYRGCIVSVQGRNTKADLIELEMVDFDVIMGMNWLSSCYSMLDCRAKIVSFQFPNEEFLEWKGSSTLHVGKFISYLKVQRMIGKRCLAYLALIINPESEPPALQSVPVVREFLEVFPDDLPGLPPERIINFGIDLMPCTQPIFIPPYRMGPTKIN, via the coding sequence ATGGATCCAGGTTCAACGTTTTTATATGTGACTGCATACTTTGCAATTAACCTCGGACTAGAACCTGAACAACTTAGTGAGTCATTCCTAGTATCTACTCCAGTTGGCCAGTTAGTGAAAGTCACAAGAGTCTATAGAGGTTGTATAGTTTCAGTCCAAGGTCGCAACACTAAAGCCGATCTCATAGAGttagaaatggtggattttgatgtgatcatGGGTATGAATTGGTTGTCTTCCTGCTATTCCATGTTAGATTGTCGTGCCAAGATAGTCAGTTTccaatttccaaatgaagaattcttagagtggaagggtagttCAACATTGCATGTAGgaaagtttatttcttaccttaaggtaCAACGAATGATCGGTAAGAGGTGTCTCGCCTATTTAGCTCTCATCATTAATccagaatcagaaccaccagcTCTTCAGTCTGTGCCAGTTGTTAGAGAATTTCTAGAAGTTTTCCCAGATGACCTACCCGGACTTCCTCCTGAAAGAATCATAAACTTTGGCATTGATCTCATGCCATGCACTCAGCCAATATTCATACCTCCTTATAGGATGGGTCCAACAAAAATTAATTAG